The Canis aureus isolate CA01 chromosome X, VMU_Caureus_v.1.0, whole genome shotgun sequence region TTGTCTGCATGGCCTTGGAGCGCACACTGGCTATGGCCCTGGAATGCACATTGGTCATGGCCCTGGAGTGCTCATTGGTTATGCCCTTAGAATGTGCACTGGTCATGGCCCTGGCACGTGCACTGGCCATGGCTGCAGTGTGAGCCCTGGCTGCAGCTCTagcttgtgctctttcttcctCATCTTGCAAAGCTTCTTCATACCAGGCTGGGAAGGCACTAGGGACGGTATAATGAACCTTGGCTAAAAACTCCAGGACTTTCATCTTGCTGGTTTCGGCATAGGCTCTGGGGCCCCACAGGAACTCATAGCGTGGAGGATCACTGTTGGCCACCTGCCTGTACTCCAGGTACTCTTCTTTCACCAAATCCTCGGTGATGAGCTTCCTGGGCTCCCCAAAAATGAAGTGCTCCATCCCCGCATATAACCCAATCACATTCAATACTTGCCAGACTTGCTCCTCAGCGGCACAGTTGCCCTTTGTGAAGATCACACCCAGAATAGTCATCAACAGGCCAGTCTTGGGAACCCCTTCATCATCACTCAGCATTGCATCATAACTTAGTTCCAATTTGTTCACAAGGACATAGATGTGCCGGTTGGGATCCACTTCCTTCAAGTCAAGGCCAAAAACCAGCTCCAAGTGCTCAGAGGCTCTCTTGAGGATCTCATGAAAGTGATTCCTATACATTTGAATTACATTTCTCAGCATTCCTGCCTTACTAATGAGCTCTTTCATTTGATACTTGTACAGCAGGTAATGCACCAATTTAACTACCTTCTCATCTAGCGGGCCTCTGGGGAACGGCTCAGCGGTGGGCTGAGCCTGGGAGGATCTTGGTCTTTCCTCCACTTGGTTGTCAGCACTTTCATTTGATCTTGTGTGTGAAACAGATGCAGCAGTAGTGCTGGTGGATATGGCTCCCTGAGGACCCTGGGAAACGCTATATGACCCAGCAGCAGGTGAACTCTTGAAACAAAGAGAGGAAGGGGAGTGGAAAACTTCTCCCACTGCTGCAGTGGCCTGAGCACCCACCAGATCCTGCAGCTCTTCTCGAGCCTGGCGGCGCTTCTTACAGGCACGGAGCTTACTCTTCTGACCCCGCGGCATGGTGACTTTTGACAAGGGCAGCAGGCAGATGGGCAGACAGATGACTCAGTaacttgaaagagagaggagaagaccATTTGGCCACTTTAGCAGAGAAATACAACTTTGGCTTTACTGACGGCCAACTCTCCAGATTTCCTTGAGGACACTGCTCTAGGAACCCACAAGGCTCCTATTCTCTGATTGCGTCTGCCCTAAGGATCCTGTGGAAGTAACTAGGGTGTGCCTTAGCTCCTGCCTACAGATCCACCTGGGGCTCACTGCGCTTAGAGCAGTTGCTCGGAGTCAGGGGAGCATTTCAGTTCACATTAAGGATCATCACTTTTGGCAGGACCCAAAGTCCCTATTCTCTACTTTTCTGATGCTGACCCCTCATTTCAAAGCCCTCATCACTCTGAAACCTCAGAGGAGGAACTGAGGGGAACTTCATCTTACCACACCTGTCCAGGAACGCACAGGGAAGAAAGTATAGGCAGAGCTCTGTGTGACCCTTTCCATTCTAGGGTAATTAGAGGTCTCAGTCCTCCCTCAGGGCTCTCACTTTCAGTTTTGATAGGGCTGGGGACTGTTCCCTCTGCTGACCTAAGACCCTCAGAGCAAAGCCCCAAAATCCATGAAAGTCCTGAGGCCTCAGTCTAACATATCTGCTCCAGGTACCCTCGAGGCATGGATAGGATTCTCTGGGACCTTCACTGTTATGAAGTGGGTGATCTCCTCAGTCCCCACTCAGGATCCTTACATTGACTACTGGAAAACTCTGGGTTCCATCCTTTTAATGACAATGAGGCTGCTGTCTCAGACAAGACTTCATCTTCCTGTGACTTCCCTGAAGATAATGTGAGGGACTGCCTCAGCCACACATCCTTACCCAATGCCTCCCAGGGCTGACAACAGTGGGGGGCCTTTGTGAGGCACCCTTTGTTGGGAGTGAATGTTTCCCTGAGACCTCATTCAGTGTCCTCACTATATGGTGGCAAGGCCTGGGAGCCCCTCTGTCCCCTAACAACCATCCTCCTCCCATTGTCAAGTATTCACTGCCCCTGAGACATCAGATACAGAAGTCAGGATGCCTTACATTAATCCAATTTAACCTGCAGCCTCTGAGACAGAAAGTATGGGCGGGGCACTGCAAGGCCCCCTATGTGCTGGAGTAGGGTGCCGTCAGACATCACTCAAGAGTTCTCACCTTTACTCCCTTTGCTGCCTACAACCAGTCCCTCTGCTGGTATGAAGTTAACACCCTGTTTCAATGACTtcatcccctccttcccctcaggGAACTTTAGAAGGTAGTCTGACCTCCATATGTCAGACATTTCCTGTCTAGGTTCCTTGGAGAATGATAGCCAGGGTAGAACTGACTGGAAACTCCTCTAATCTGGATTAGATGGTCCTCTCACAcctaactcatttttttaaagattttatttatttattcatgatagacagagagagagaaagagagagagagagagagagagagagagaggcaggcagagggagaagcagactccatgcggggagcctgatgtgggacttgatcccaggactccaggatcacaccccgggccaaaggcaggcaccaaacagctgagccacctagggatccccataACTCTGGGTTTTTACCTTAATTCCAGGCAGGGCCTGGAGCTTGACTTTCCTGATGCTGCCCCACTAATGCCAAAGCTATTGCTTCCCTCAGACACCAGAGACAGAAGTCAGGGTGCATACCAAGTAGGGCCTCCAAGGACTGACATTGGTGGTGGGGGGTGCTCTGTGAGGCCCCCTATGTTCTGCAGTGGGTGGTTGCCCCACATCTCAAAGTCCTTGCCTTTCTTCCCATTAGGACCTGGTACCCATTCTTCTGCTGGTCTGAAGCTGACAACCTCACCCCCATTAGTCCCCTTGGGAAATTTAGAAGTTTCTCAGAGTTCACTACATCAGATTCCTGCTTGGGTTCTATCATGGCTGATAATAGGGGCGGTACTCTCCAGAACTTCTCCAGTCTGGGATGGATAGTAACATCACACCTAACTCGGGATCTTTACCTTAACTCCAAGCAGAGCCCAGAGCTCCTCCCTCAGTTTATGTGATGCCACTTCCCTCAGAGCAATGCCTTCACTTCCCTGAGACCCCAAAGCAGCTGTCAGTGTACCACTTCTGGGCAACTTTGCCTGGGTTCTCCCAGAGCTGACAAAGGGATGGGATTCTGTGGGGTTGACATTGTTCTGTGCATGGGGGATTCCCTTGGAACTGACatagggtttttaattttttaaattaattattattacttctGGCTGATCCCAGGTATCCTCCCCAGATTAGCTCTAAACCTCCAGTTTCTAGAGGGTGAAGTGAAAGGGTTCCAGAGCCTCATCGCAAGCATACCAGGGCCGCCCAGAGCTGAGAACAGAAAGAGGCCACTGTGGTGCCCAtctgctggggtggggaggtccCAGAGAAATCAGATGGAGTCCTCACCTTTACTTCTGTTAGTGCCTGGGATTTCATTCTCTGTAGCCCTGAGGGCACAACCGGGTCCAAATGCCCTCAACTTCCTGAGACCCCAGTGGGGAAATTCAGAGGGCACTATTTAGGCAATCCCTGCACAGAGCTTGCTAGCATTAAAAGCAGGGGTGAGCCTCTGTGGGGTCTTCTGTCTTCTGGGGTGGGGATTCTGTCTTAATCAGGGACCTTGTATAAACTCCAAGCAGAGAGTGGATTCTTCTGCTAACCTGACACTGCCCACCTCAGATCAAGGTATTCATTTTCCTAAGACACTAGAGACAGAATTCTGGGGAAGCCATTCCCAGCCACCCACAGCAATAGGGCTCTGTCTGGTGGCACCTTCTATTCTAGGATGGGTGTTTCCCTCTGATTTCATTCAGAGtcctcaatttttcttctttttcttctttcatttttttatttaaattctagttagttaacatataatgtaatattggtttcaggagtagaatttagtgattcatcacttacatataacactccgtgctcatcccaagtgccctccttaatacccattatCCATttagcccaccccccacccacctctttccatcaaccctcagttctctatcattaagagtctcttatggttggcctccctctctgtttttatcttattttacttttccttcccttcccttaggttcatctgttttgtttcttaaaattgcgcatataagtgaaatcatatggtatttgtctttgactgagaCAAAAAGATAACATAATGCATAATGCACTCTAcctccatccacatcgttgcaaatggcaagatttcatatttttaatggctgaataatattccattttatatatacataaatatatacatatatacacacatttatttttatatacatatatacacatatattatatatatataatatatatatcccccacataaaaaatatatatatatcccccacatcttccttatccattcaccaattgaTGGGTATTTGGACTCTCTTCATAATTTGGCTAGtgttgataatgctgcaataaacatcagggtacatgtacccctttgaatctgtatttttggctcctttgggtaaatacctagtagtatacttgctggatcatagaatagttctattttcaactttttgagaaacctccatacacTTTCCTGGAGTCCCACCTTTACTTCTATTAGGGTCTGGGATTCCTCTATCTGCTGAATTCAGTTTGACAGGCTGATCCACTGTCCTCACTtcaaaattttagattttactaTATTTACTACAGATCATGTGATGCTTTTTAGAATGGCTAACACAGActctatttttttactttaatccaATTGGAGTCATTACAACAAAAAATATAGCTTTGGACTCCACATATATCTGCCACTCTGTCAGTTTAATAAGCAACTACACCAACTACAGTTGTTTTCCATCCACCCTGTAAATGTTTGTATCATAGGCCCACCACCTACTCCAGTCAGTATCTGGTAGCAACATAGACCACCAAATGCAGTCAGATTACATCTGCCCTCTGGTGTGCAAAGAAGTCAGGAACCATGGGAGGTAATCAGAGCTGGGGATAACACCTGATTGTTTTCAAGACATGTCTACCCTTTATTCCCAGAGTCACTGGGGTATTAGCCTCAACAAATTCCCCCTCCAGTTTCCCCCTCCTTGCAGCTCCACACCCCCTTCCAGCCCTCTTTGGTAATCCTTGCCCTATTTTAAACATTCTGAATCATCAGTCAAGCCCACCTGCTTGCAGAGCCTCAATCTCAGTGGCAGGAGGGCCACATAATAGGGGAAGAAAAAGCCTTCTCCATCAGGCATTAAGACTACTCATAGCTCTGGTCACTGGCAAGGATGCATGGCATGATTAGAGTAGTGAAGAGATGTAGCTCTCCTAGATTCCATCAGTAACCATTACTTGGTGGGTGCCACAGCGGGGAACAGCTATCTATACTCTGACAGTGGTCAGGGGGTATTCTTGGGTGGGGGTCAGGTATCAGGCATGCCTCTGGTCCTTTCATCCAGCAGATCTACCCACTCATATCACTCTACAACTTCAGGATGGCAGTGATGATTCAGAGATTCCCTAGCCTATCTATGTAAGCTGTCTGGTACCTTGCACCAGATTCTCTAAGTTCTCTCCTTCTGGCACTTGTTCTGTGTTTTTGCTGAAGCCTGCATTCAGGTCCCTGACTGCCAGCTGCCCTGGGCTCTCTGGACTTGTGTTAGTATGTGATTGCTCTCATGATTCTGGAAATTGCTCTACTTCCTCCACCTCTGGTCCTCCCGATGTTCTTCACTTATTGATGTTTTCCTATCCAGGTCCATTTCCTGGCACCTGGTCATCCTGTTGAATTCTAATGTCTTAAAGTAAAGGGGAAAGTCTTATGGACATAGAATTTTAAACTATGCACCCAAAGGAATTCTAGTACTTAAGATATTGCTGCAGAAATTTTGCTTTATGTGGGTGAAtgattaaattaattttctacTTAATCTGTTtagaaaatagacaaatacaaACTAGCAGAGATATAATATAGTTACAGTAAAAAGTTTGACCAAAATTTGAAagattgataaaataaaatgccattgaGGTCTTAATTTATTCACatctataaatatatgaaaagataatttGGTACATTATTGGAACAGAATATCTGcaatattcataaaaatgtatTGTCATCAGACTCTTTCCACCTAAATTGCACTTTTCTACATGTCTCCATAATAAAACATCCACATTTGCCTAAGAAATAATGTTCAATGATGTTGATATCAGTTGTCTCAATCATAGCAACACGTGAGAAGCAACTTGTGTGTCTATCAAGAAAAGTGTTTAAATTAATTATGACACATACATACTTTAGAATTCTACAATTAACAGAGTAAGGTGGATCTATTTGTGCTCTCTCGAAAAAAATCCTGCATTTCTTTTATTCAGGGACTAGGGCAAGAGGCAAAATGATATGTACACTCttacacatgtatttttaaaactcacagTGTATTTTTCTAACACATGTATGTAAGAATAGGCCTGGAATAAGTCTTAAAATAATACACACAAGATTGTTTAATGTAGTTACCTCTAGGGTGGGATAAAATTTGAAGAAAcataataaggaaaaagaattgTAATTTATCCCTATTGTTAGAATTTTTGGTAACAAGCATATATGCCCTATTTCCTTtgtaattgaaatatttaaataagagaaTAGAAGCAGTATCTGTGTATTTTTCAGATAAAGTATATGAGATGTAATGAGAAAAAATCTGATTGATAATGGCTTAAcgtaacaaaattttattttttatgttcctaAAAGCTGATGGACATTGGCAGAGTGTCTCCATTGTCAggtgaccctgggatccagggtgCTGCCATCATAAGCTTCCACATCTCAACACAGGCTTTGAATGTTTACtgctcaatgaaataaaaagcatagaaGTGGCTCGCTAGTTTTCAAATACCTTAGTCTGGAGGTAAGAGGCATGCTTCTGCTCAGGTTTCAGTGTCACATGACCCTCCATAACCACTGGCAGGTAGCCTCCATATGAACCAAGGATAGAGAGCAAGACATGAAGTGACTGATCATCTGCAGACCTTCCCATTAACTGTTACATAATAGGTACTCAGagaaattattataatttgttaTGACATTAGCCCTCTGTATTTTCCAAGAAGATCAAATTTCCTTGCAATTCAACAATTGTTTTCTAGTACCCATATGTGACTAGTGTTTTCAAATACAGGATCACACCAGTTTTCTAAAGGACATTGAAAAATCTCAGCAGGGAAGTGTCACCCTTTTTCACTCTAGCACCTTTCTGCTCTGACCTTTTCAATAACCTGTATAATCTCAATATATTGAGAATTCTCTGCTTCCTTTTGCTGCATGAAAAACCTGTAACTCACGAGTCTCTGTTGTCCACCACCTGAAGAACACGGCTGAACACTTGTTCAGGTATCTTTAAGCACATTGAAAAACTAGGATTTTCCTCTGGTGCAGATATAGACAAAAGTCAGGAGTAtgttggaaagattttttttcttttcttatcaaaGCTGGCATGTCTGCCAGGGAGACAAACATTTTCTGCCTTGGTGGTGGACTGAATAATTGTTCCACAAAGATGCCTATACCCTTATCTCTAAAACTTGTCAATATGTTATGTTACATGGTCAAAGGCACTTTgcatatgtaattaaaattttggaaTGGACCTTAAAACAGGGAGATTATTATCTGAGTGGGCCCAATCCGATGACATGAGCCCTTATAAGCAGAGGACTTTCGTTGACTGGAGGCAGAAGAAAGATACAGCAGAATGAGGGTAGGAGAGTTTCCAGAGGAGACTGAGTCAAGTGCAGTTTCTGAAGCAGGAGCCTATATGCAAAAAGTGGAGAGAGACCTTGAGGAGTGATGGCAGCTCCAGCTGACAGGCAGCAAGGAAATGAGGCCTTATCATCACAAAGCACTGAATTCCTCCTAGAACTGGATTCTGAGAGCAATCTGTGTATGTGTGGAATGAGTTTCTTCTAAGTATCTCTCAAGAACTCAGACTGACAGTTTGATTTGGGCTTTGTGTAACCCTGAACAAAGAAAACTGCACAGCCAACCCATATATATTACCtacagaaatatgaaataatacatgTGTGTTGTTATAAGTATCCtgatttgtagtaatttgtttgTCAGCAGTAGAAAATTACTACACCCTCCTGGAAAGACACCCATGATTTTAGGAATCCAGCCTCTGCCAATGGTTGCTATATAGTGATTTCTTCGGGCTTTCCTCATCTACCACTTAGGAGGGAGGTTCTGGTTCCTGGCCACTTACTTAAGCTCACTTTTCAGTATATTATGAATTCAGTGGTCAGTCTCAATAATTTATCAGATTAAATTCCTTAAGAATCTCATCTGCTTTCTGAAATCTCTTCCCTAACTTCAGGATTATCTTACAAGAATCAGTAGATCCTGTGCCCAATCCTACTGCTCACAAGCTGGCTTGGAAAAAACTTTGAGTGCGAAAGAAGCACCCAGAGCAGATGAGCAGTCTAAACTTTACTGTCGAAATAAACAGCCACCTGGATGGGACTGTTCTTATTTCATGGTGGTTCCATGGTCAGGAATAGGACAGACAACCTTCAGTGTTTGGAATGCTCTAAATTAGGGGAAAGGCAGGTGATTCTGGGCTTTCTGTTTCATTGGGAACAGAGTACAGCCTGATGAAAGGAGCTAGACAGCTGGTCAGGATCCAAATTTTGACATGAGGGCATACTAGGAAGACCCAGGGCAAGAGTGATGTAATTCAGAAGTGCTAGAACTGGTCCCAAGTGCTGGGACCTGGGTTGAGTAGCTCTCAAGGAGCTCTGGGGGTAGAAGCAGGAGGAGCCGAGGTTAATTAAGCCCACGGACTATcctgaaattgtttttaattatcattttcttttttatttgttatgcCTGGGCTTAATACGTTGGCAACAGGGTCCTTCATCTCAATTGCCTGAAAGATATTGTGGAGTAGTGAGAATAGAAattaattaagagaaaaaaaaacttttgcttaATTCAAAAAGACATGGAACAGTGAGGGACTCTAAACGAATTCAGACCAGAAGTCCAGCCCCCACTTCTGACATTTATGAGCCAGATGATGTCCTGgcatgtatataatgtataaaagcacttggcacagtgtctggcatgtattctttaataattttcagTTATTACTATTACTTTTTTGACCCCTGACTCTACTAAAAtctgctgttatttttttatccaaGAGGTATCAGAGAATATGCAGCATTCTATGGGACAGCACAACACATCAGCCAACATCATGCATAGCAAGTAAAGCTAAATTATTTACTCTGCAAGTTTTTAGGATATGCTACTTATTGTGTGTTGAGGGAGTCTTCCCCAGTTAGGTGGAACTTAAAGGTCCTATGTGTCAAGAACCACCTCCCTCCAATTGTCCTTACATCCAAACCAcctctattttttcatttatttcaattacattaaaaatatagccctcaaaaaaaagaaaagaaaaaaaatagccccCACTTGGGAGTTTGCCAAATTACACACAACTTAATAAAATGAGCTTTAATGTAGTGGGCTGTGTCTCTTCCATACCAGAACAAAAACTGCTAGCATAGTGGCTTCTGAGCATATCCATGTTGTGTATCACTCCTATTTCTCAGAAACTCTGTGGCAATGGCATGCATAAAGCATAGTTTGTGTGCTATGCTCAACTGCACTGGAAAGGAAGTGGGAAAGAATTCAGGATACCTTCCATTCCTGTCCCAAGTGGAGATTTCTCTCTGATTAATTCATGGTCTTAAAAAGTAATTGCTAGAAACAGTTTTTCATTCCAGGCTTTAGCCTCTCAACTCTGGAcacagctgcttttttttttttttttttccccattagtgAATTGCCTTTATTGCGATCATGTAATACTTCTGAGGGTCTGGCTCCTGCCCACCACTCCCACAGCTCATCTGATCCACCACCCAGCTTCAGGTAAAACTGACTCACACCAAAGGACTTGCAGTTTTCTAAGGCCCTACACCCATTGGCCTCAGGGCGATAACCCTTGGCTTCTCACGACTGGATCCTTCCATATCCTCTTCTTTTGACTTGTCCTTAGGGCTTAGGGTGTATTCCATCCTCTTTCCTACTTAACAGCTGTTACTACACTCTAAAATTTTATGGGCACAGTGGGTGGGTCTTGTTTATCCTGACACTCCCAGTACTAGCAGGAACCTCCCAAAGAGCAGATGCTGaaggaatgtaagaaataaatgagacaatGTTCAAGAGGTCTAATTTATTATGCTGCAATTAATTCTACATTCTTGAATAAGTGAAGCACATCtaagcatatatatttatctcttaATTTTACAGAACAGACCAAATAGTGATAAAGGAATGCAAGAATGTATCATCTTTCACTTTATTCTCTATTTCTTGTTCCCTGAATTTTACTGCTGAGTTCATTCACATTTCCAAGGGAATGCCTAATCCACTACTACTTTATCTTATTCCAAAGTAactaaataaaatgggaaatttcCCAGTTTGTTCTATAAAATAGTAAAACTCTCTTAAAATTCATAAACATCAATAAATGTGTGATTTACATCATCTACAAACTCAGATTCTGAAGCTAGTTAAACCTTCTATTAAAAGGAGCAACActg contains the following coding sequences:
- the LOC144307846 gene encoding melanoma-associated antigen B10 — protein: MPRGQKSKLRACKKRRQAREELQDLVGAQATAAVGEVFHSPSSLCFKSSPAAGSYSVSQGPQGAISTSTTAASVSHTRSNESADNQVEERPRSSQAQPTAEPFPRGPLDEKVVKLVHYLLYKYQMKELISKAGMLRNVIQMYRNHFHEILKRASEHLELVFGLDLKEVDPNRHIYVLVNKLELSYDAMLSDDEGVPKTGLLMTILGVIFTKGNCAAEEQVWQVLNVIGLYAGMEHFIFGEPRKLITEDLVKEEYLEYRQVANSDPPRYEFLWGPRAYAETSKMKVLEFLAKVHYTVPSAFPAWYEEALQDEEERAQARAAARAHTAAMASARARAMTSAHSKGITNEHSRAMTNVHSRAIASVRSKAMQTIPPTPNKV